From the genome of Elusimicrobiaceae bacterium, one region includes:
- a CDS encoding ankyrin repeat domain-containing protein yields the protein MIKLHKPFFAIMLGALLAGCGQKFPDTRDFWKSANEETVNAYLSRRADLTASDKQGNTPLMRAATDSSPEVIVALITAGADANAANSSGYTPLMLASAVNENPGVIAALLKGNANINARAAKSGHTPLMLAAMSNTPETVTALINAGADINAATGDGNTAFSLAAGKTANPAVLIALLNAGADINAKNARGETPLMNAAALNSTPIITETLIAKGADVAARSGDGMTALMAAASSCKEFDIPKLLISAGADVNAKDNEGNTPILYAALKKPAPELMVLKLNAAGGNINTATKNGVTPLMLVASKTTYPPTIKLMLDSCADPQAVDKDGKTAGNYAAANPYLKKTDTLTMLREMGDGKNLPPHCVALKALKAKSS from the coding sequence ATGATCAAATTGCACAAACCTTTCTTCGCCATAATGCTGGGCGCCCTGCTCGCGGGCTGCGGGCAGAAATTCCCCGACACGAGGGACTTCTGGAAATCCGCCAATGAAGAAACCGTGAACGCCTATCTTTCACGCCGCGCCGACCTGACCGCCTCCGACAAACAGGGCAACACGCCGCTGATGCGTGCGGCGACAGACTCCTCCCCGGAGGTTATCGTTGCGCTGATAACCGCCGGAGCGGATGCCAACGCCGCCAACTCAAGCGGCTATACCCCGCTTATGCTCGCCAGCGCGGTTAACGAAAATCCCGGAGTAATCGCGGCGCTTTTAAAAGGAAACGCCAATATAAACGCAAGGGCGGCAAAATCCGGGCACACGCCGCTGATGCTGGCGGCAATGTCAAACACGCCTGAAACGGTTACCGCGCTGATCAACGCGGGCGCGGACATAAACGCCGCGACCGGGGACGGCAATACCGCGTTTTCGCTTGCGGCGGGCAAAACTGCCAACCCGGCGGTTTTGATAGCTCTTTTAAACGCCGGAGCCGACATAAACGCTAAAAACGCGCGCGGCGAAACCCCTCTCATGAACGCCGCCGCGCTCAACAGCACTCCCATAATAACCGAAACGCTCATCGCCAAGGGCGCGGACGTGGCCGCCCGCTCCGGCGACGGCATGACCGCGCTGATGGCGGCGGCGAGCAGCTGCAAGGAATTTGACATACCAAAACTGCTCATCAGTGCCGGGGCCGACGTGAACGCCAAAGACAACGAGGGCAACACACCCATACTTTACGCGGCCCTGAAAAAACCCGCGCCCGAACTGATGGTGCTTAAACTCAACGCGGCGGGCGGCAATATCAACACCGCGACCAAAAACGGCGTAACGCCCTTGATGCTGGTGGCCTCCAAAACCACCTATCCGCCCACTATTAAACTGATGCTCGACAGCTGCGCCGATCCCCAGGCAGTGGATAAAGACGGCAAAACCGCCGGAAATTACGCCGCCGCCAACCCTTATCTGAAAAAAACCGATACGCTTACCATGCTGCGTGAGATGGGCGACGGAAAAAACCTGCCGCCGCACTGCGTGGCGCTAAAAGCGTTAAAAGCAAAATCCAGCTGA